In the genome of Rhodoferax fermentans, one region contains:
- the rplL gene encoding 50S ribosomal protein L7/L12: MAFDKDAFLTALDSMTVMELNDLVKAIEEKFGVSAAAMAAPAAGGGAAAAVAEEKTEFNVVLLDAGAQKVSVIKAVREITGLGLKEAKDLVDGAPKNVKEGVAKADADAALKKLIEAGAKAELK; this comes from the coding sequence ATGGCATTCGATAAAGACGCATTTTTGACCGCGCTCGACAGCATGACGGTCATGGAACTCAACGATCTGGTGAAAGCCATCGAAGAGAAATTTGGTGTGAGCGCAGCCGCTATGGCTGCCCCCGCCGCTGGCGGTGGTGCTGCTGCCGCAGTCGCCGAAGAAAAGACCGAGTTCAACGTTGTTCTGCTGGATGCAGGCGCCCAGAAGGTGTCGGTCATCAAGGCTGTGCGTGAAATCACTGGTCTGGGCCTCAAAGAAGCGAAAGACCTGGTTGACGGCGCTCCGAAGAACGTCAAGGAAGGCGTGGCCAAGGCTGATGCTGATGCCGCTCTGAAGAAATTGATCGAAGCAGGTGCCAAGGCTGAACTCAAGTAA